The Watersipora subatra chromosome 1, tzWatSuba1.1, whole genome shotgun sequence genome has a window encoding:
- the LOC137392549 gene encoding fas-binding factor 1 homolog isoform X2 codes for MVTFSDDEDGLDLGLDDPPPAKAKAKQESNQSAGMADSLFGKSSSVEKHLQRPGTGGSQREFNISAGLSSSGKQRKQSDDDDDIFGSYAPSAISSRPGTGRSVRFEDEEKGPRRPATADAATLGADDDWLGLGSDKSQKKRPLGLASTTDFSSSGLDDDWLDMASSRPKTAPSAQLDKAAPVTGFGKKPPRTPEKKPAVASKMGADDDWLKDLTAKVDDETEFTSNPRLSSRRLSSDKILSRQSSLDSAGSNSKRGPLVKQASADSVSSKKVPVGGQSSADDWLGLGDEKPIEEVKPAVNKTVNKASKPPVDTDTDWLGLGASAPSKDDDTEQWIKTAKLRRQKSSDSILGDGSKASGTFSLVNQQEKASTLPWETPTTTPSATLEVRPAATSVFDLNKPLPNKPAASVPSAVSSQPPFQPMFGAAAPVAIPIAPPTDPASWNQEQESLVQQHRVQMEQMQQQFNQMMDVRRQQQQAALEQQKKLAEEAFMLQQQQIQASISGISPSPVFPTGLTATKQSEIQLDNVELEGKVRRLEHEKSHLESLVESIKKRHQEELTAIDTSNKARILMVEESYQRREFRLREEIEQLSSESLTKLRHAEEEKTRMLAAQYQKVDELERCRSMDIDRLRAKHREEMERVKQDHALAIEVLRKSKEQELEGLLSTTNNPQSLQFLMEQMKQSAAGLTALQFNIGKSHKVTLDERELSMNSRDQQLKVLQECLERQQDENDKERSRLQELIAKMEIQLREQERQLHQEKWTVSQEKSKLAGLQAAVDQERTLLNDQLSQERAQLNRAKDSFLAEQRTAMVQLADERRLLAEERSQLTVNQRVAAERDQEESIKLSQGSAKYEGLMESLEKEREEIEKRARSVSAQEAKQAAEQKALEREQEMVRSEQERLGEMAQKIQKEMNSIETFSKDCVEKERDGRQALMESRRLDTANQARLSEISARLEELKMAEKRFAEERLQLARERKQIDSLKSMQLCAGCKQPVTRNPYFSLSTPILRNRTSPSFVGVVAPQQLDLTDPHILQYKIQADQDSDFLNEESIYLDALKFSPYHNK; via the exons ATGGTCACTTTTAGTGATGACGAAGATGGTTTAGATCTAGGTCTAGATGACCCTCCACCCGCAAAAGCCAAAGCTAAACAAGAATCTAATCAATCGGCTGGTATGGCTGACTCTCTATTTGGAAAATCAAGCTCTGTAGAGAAACATCTTCAGCGTCCAGGAACAGGAGGAAGTCAGCGAGAGTTCAATATCTCAGCTGGCCTCTCTTCTTCAG GAAAGCAACGCAAGCAaagtgatgatgatgatgatatatTTGGTAGCTATGCTCCCAGTGCCATCTCTTCTAGACCGGGTACTGGAAGAAGTGTTCG ATTTGAGGATGAAGAAAAAGGCCCTAGAAGGCCGGCAACAGCAGATGCGGCTACACTGGGTGCTGATGATGACTGGCTTGGTCTCGGTAGTGACAAATCACAGAAAAAAAGACCACTCGGTTTGGCCTCTACCACCGACTTTTCTAGCAGCGGCCTCGACGACGATTGGCTTGACATGGCCAGTTCAAG ACCAAAGACAGCTCCGTCGGCACAGTTAGATAAAGCAGCTCCTGTGACAGGATTTGGTAAAAAACCACCTCGTACGCCAGAGAAGAAGCCTGCTGTTGCTTCTAAGATGGGGGCTGATGATGACTGGTTGAAGGATTTGACAGCAAAGGTGGATGATGAAACAGAATTCACTTCTAACCCCAGGCTTTCCTCTAGAAGACTAAG CTCTGATAAGATTCTCAGCAGACAGTCTAGTTTAGACAGCGCTGGCAGTAACAGTAAACGAGGCCCATTGGTAAAGCAAGCAAGTGCTGACAGCGTGTCAAGTAAGAAGGTACCCGTTGGAGGCCAGTCaagtgctgatgattggctaggACTTGGTGATGAGAAACCTATTGAAGAAGTGAAGCCAGCAGTTAACAAGACTGTGAACAAAGCCTCCAAACCACCAG TCGACACCGACACGGACTGGCTTGGCCTGGGGGCCAGTGCTCCGAGTAAAGATGATGATACGGAACAATGGATAAAGACGGCTAAGCTGAGAAGGCAGAAATCATCTGACAGCATCCTAGGAGATGGGTCTAAAGCGAGTGGCACATTCAG CTTAGTGAACCAGCAGGAGAAAGCAAGCACACTTCCTTGGGAAACGCCCACCACCACCCCGTCAGCTACTCTTGAGGTTCGCCCAGCCGCGACCAGCGTGTTTGATCTGAATAAACCATTACCCAACAAACCCGCTGCCTCAGTGCCTAGCGCTGTCTCCAGTCAGCCACCCTTTCAGCCCATGTTTGGCGCTGCAGCTCCAGTTGCCATTCCAATCGCCCCGCCAACTGATCCTGCCTCCTGGAACCAAGAGCAA GAGTCGCTGGTACAACAGCACCGAGTGCAGATGGAGCAGATGCAACAGCAGTTTAATCAGATGATGGATGTAAGGCGACAGCAGCAGCAGGCTGCCTTGGAGCAGCAGAAGAAGCTAGCGGAGGAGGCATTCATGCTTCAACAACAGCAGATACAG GCATCCATATCAGGGATAAGTCCTTCTCCTGTCTTTCCCACTGGACTCACTGCTACCAAACAGAGTGAGATACAACTGGATAACGTCGAGCTCGAAGGAAAG GTACGACGACTAGAGCATGAGAAGAGTCACCTCGAGTCGCTGGTAGAGAGCATAAAGAAGAGACATCAAGAAGAATTGACAGCCATTGACACAAGCAACAAGGCAAGAATACTTATGGTAGAGGAGTCATATCAGAGGAGGGAGTTTCG GTTGAGGGAAGAGATCGAGCAGTTGTCATCGGAGAGTCTTACCAAGCTGAGACACGCTGAAGAGGAGAAGACGAGAATGCTTGCTGCACAATATCAGAAGGTTGATGAGCTGGAGAGGTGCAGATCTATGGACATTGACCGACTCCGAGCCAAGCACAGGGAGGAAATGGAGCGAGTGAAGCAGGACCATGCCTTAGCCATTGAAGT ATTGCGCAAGAGCAAAGAACAGGAGCTTGAGGGCTTGCTATCTACTACAAACAACCCTCAATCCTTGCAGTTCCTTATGGAGCAGATGAAACAGAGTGCTGCCGGGTTGACAGCGCTGCAATTCAACATTGGCAAGTCACATAAGGTGACACTGGATGAGAGGGAGCTTTCTATGAACAGCAGAGACCAGCAACTCAAAG TGTTGCAAGAGTGTCTGGAGCGACAGCAAGACGAAAATGATAAAGAACGGTCGAGGTTGCAAGAGCTCATTGCCAAAATGGAGATACAGCTTAGAGAGcaggaaagacaactccatcAA GAAAAATGGACAGTATCTCAGGAAAAGAGTAAACTCGCTGGTCTACAGGCTGCTGTTGACCAGGAGAGGACCCTCCTTAATGACCAACTCTCTCAAGAAAGGGCTCAGCTCAACCGTGCCAAG GATTCATTTCTGGCAGAACAGAGAACTGCAATGGTGCAACTTGCTGATGAACGGCGTCTGCTGGCTGAGGAGAGATCACAGTTGACAGTAAATCAGCGTGTAGCAGCGGAGAGAGACCAAGAGGAGTCGATTAAACTCTCTCAGGGCTCAGCTAAGTACGAAG GTTTGATGGAATCACTGGAGAAGGAAAGAGAGGAGATAGAGAAGAGAGCGAGGAGCGTAAGCGCCCAAGAGGCGAAACAAGCTGCTGAACAGAAGGCCCTTGAAAGGGAGCAGGAGATGGTGAGGAGTGAACAGGAGCGGCTCGGTGAGATGGCTCAGAAGATACAAAAAGAGATGAATAGTATCGAGACGTTCTCCAAG GACTGCgttgagaaagagagagatggtAGGCAAGCCCTTATGGAGTCGCGCCGTCTCGATACAGCCAACCAAGCTCGCCTCTCAGAGATTTCTGCCAGACTAGAGGAGCTGAAGATGGCTGAGAAAAGATTTGCCGAGGAAAGACTCCAGCTGGCGAGAGAACGGAAACAAATAGACTCGCTAAAGAGCATGCAACTCTGCGCTGGTTGTAAGCAGCCAGTCACTCGAAACCCATACTTCAGCCTCA GTACTCCAATATTACGCAATAGAACTTCACCTTCCTTTGTCGGAGTTGTTGCCCCCCAGCAATTAGACCTGACTGACCCTCATATACTCCAGTATAAAATACAAGCTGATCAG GACTCAGACTTTCTCAATGAAGAGAGCATTTACTTGGATGCCCTTAAGTTCTCTCCTTACCATAACAAGTGA